The following proteins are co-located in the Alcaligenes faecalis genome:
- the iaaH gene encoding indoleacetamide hydrolase, whose amino-acid sequence MSLSELSASELLAGLDKNQFSAREIADELLKQSHKMAHLGGLAHLNSELFYQQADQSDARRARGQALALDGVPLVMKDNLNTTDMPTTSSTGAQQGRLPLQDAGVITQLRKAGAVLPAKAVMHELAFGITTNNATTGPSRNPYDPTRIPGGSSGGTATVVAARQFPAGLGTDTGASVRLPAALCGLYGFRPTVGRYSGQGIVPLSPTRDTAGPMTRSLADINLLDKLLCQKAPSIIATPSLKELRLGVPRDSFWKEMDAGVADVTLAFLDDLQKAGVTLVDVDLSPVLKINARVGMPIVLYETLQNLPLYLAENKYGIGLDELIAGIRSPDVKEIFDAITGDYTISQEAYEEALHVDRPLMQQAYANLLRQSNVSGLIFPTSPLTACPIGDDETTMMNGKAVPTFNTYISRTDVGSNLGAPGISLPIGLSGGLPVGMLIEAGIGADDQLLALCRAIDPLLPATPAPDLSPRPATA is encoded by the coding sequence ATGTCACTTAGCGAACTTAGCGCCAGCGAACTACTGGCAGGTCTGGACAAAAACCAGTTCAGCGCCCGTGAAATTGCCGACGAACTGCTCAAGCAATCCCACAAAATGGCCCATTTAGGCGGTCTGGCACACTTGAATTCGGAACTGTTCTACCAGCAGGCCGATCAGTCCGACGCACGCCGCGCCCGTGGCCAAGCCTTGGCACTGGACGGGGTGCCTTTGGTGATGAAAGACAATCTGAACACCACGGACATGCCCACCACCTCCAGTACCGGCGCCCAGCAAGGCCGTCTGCCGCTGCAAGATGCGGGTGTGATCACACAATTGCGCAAGGCCGGTGCCGTGCTGCCCGCCAAGGCCGTAATGCACGAGCTGGCTTTTGGTATTACGACCAATAACGCCACCACAGGCCCCAGCCGCAACCCATATGACCCTACCCGCATTCCCGGTGGTTCTTCCGGTGGCACAGCAACAGTTGTGGCAGCTCGTCAATTTCCGGCTGGTTTGGGCACGGATACCGGCGCATCAGTGCGTCTGCCTGCGGCGCTTTGCGGTCTGTATGGGTTCCGCCCTACGGTGGGTCGTTACTCGGGCCAAGGCATTGTGCCTTTGTCCCCTACCCGTGATACAGCAGGCCCCATGACTCGCAGCCTGGCGGATATCAACTTGCTGGACAAGCTGCTCTGCCAGAAAGCCCCTTCTATCATTGCCACTCCTTCTTTGAAGGAACTGCGTCTGGGTGTACCCCGTGACAGCTTCTGGAAAGAGATGGATGCTGGTGTGGCAGACGTCACCCTGGCGTTTCTGGATGATTTGCAAAAAGCGGGGGTCACGCTGGTCGATGTAGACCTGTCTCCGGTTCTGAAAATCAATGCCCGCGTCGGCATGCCGATTGTGCTGTACGAAACCTTGCAGAATCTGCCTTTATACCTGGCCGAAAATAAGTACGGTATTGGCTTGGACGAGCTGATTGCCGGTATCCGCAGCCCAGACGTGAAAGAGATCTTCGATGCCATTACGGGCGACTACACCATCAGCCAGGAAGCCTACGAAGAGGCGCTGCATGTAGACCGCCCCCTGATGCAGCAAGCCTATGCAAACTTGCTGCGCCAGTCCAATGTGAGTGGCTTGATCTTCCCGACCAGCCCGCTGACTGCCTGCCCGATTGGCGATGATGAAACCACCATGATGAACGGCAAGGCGGTACCTACGTTCAACACCTACATTTCGCGCACCGACGTGGGATCAAACCTGGGCGCACCGGGCATTTCCCTGCCTATCGGCCTGTCGGGTGGTTTGCCCGTGGGGATGCTGATTGAAGCGGGCATCGGTGCGGATGATCAGTTGCTGGCTCTGTGCCGGGCGATTGATCCTTTGCTGCCAGCGACACCTGCGCCCGATTTGAGCCCGCGTCCTGCGACGGCTTAA
- a CDS encoding LysR substrate-binding domain-containing protein, with translation MKTLPDLQAWAIFATVAETGSFAQAAEALGLSQPTISKAITRLEKQLQVSLFHRTSRRLSLTETGQASLEQAQAVLAAGQSAEALARDQKESLQGRIKIAAPMSFGLEHLAPLLPAFMEKHPAVLLDLHFNDAQVNIVEQGFDMALRISAMDDSSLLVRRLCNLRLRLVAAPSYLAKYGRPAHPSDLAQHMSLRYAYERRGSVWRFQQGQEYYSQTVPCALQVNNAQALIPPLLQGLGLSVLPQFLLGDMVEQGQLEVVLPQWHLPSLTLHLLTPPSRSRPTRVQAFIDFLVAGFEQATWADTGQ, from the coding sequence ATGAAGACACTTCCTGATCTGCAAGCATGGGCCATTTTTGCCACCGTGGCGGAAACCGGCTCCTTTGCCCAGGCCGCTGAAGCCCTGGGACTGTCCCAGCCCACTATCTCCAAGGCAATCACACGGCTGGAAAAACAACTGCAGGTGTCCCTGTTCCACCGAACCTCTCGACGCTTGTCGCTGACAGAAACCGGGCAAGCCAGTCTGGAACAGGCCCAAGCCGTTCTGGCTGCCGGGCAAAGCGCCGAAGCCTTGGCACGGGATCAAAAAGAAAGCTTGCAAGGCCGTATCAAGATTGCTGCTCCCATGTCCTTTGGACTGGAGCATCTGGCTCCCTTGCTGCCGGCTTTCATGGAAAAGCACCCGGCCGTCCTGCTGGACCTGCACTTTAACGACGCCCAGGTGAACATCGTTGAACAGGGCTTTGACATGGCCTTGCGCATCTCGGCCATGGATGACTCCAGCCTCCTGGTGCGCCGTCTGTGCAATCTGCGCTTGCGTCTGGTTGCCGCCCCCAGTTATTTGGCCAAATACGGCAGACCCGCCCACCCCAGCGACCTGGCCCAGCATATGAGCCTGCGCTACGCCTACGAGCGACGCGGCAGTGTCTGGCGCTTTCAGCAAGGACAGGAGTATTACTCCCAAACCGTGCCATGCGCCTTGCAGGTCAACAACGCCCAGGCTTTGATTCCGCCCTTGCTACAGGGCTTGGGGCTTAGCGTCTTGCCGCAGTTTCTGCTGGGCGATATGGTCGAGCAAGGTCAGTTGGAAGTTGTGTTGCCACAGTGGCACCTGCCCAGTCTGACCTTGCATTTGCTGACCCCACCGAGCCGATCTCGTCCGACGCGTGTGCAAGCCTTTATCGATTTTCTGGTCGCGGGATTTGAACAGGCAACCTGGGCCGATACCGGCCAGTAA
- a CDS encoding LysR substrate-binding domain-containing protein: protein MSIPKRFLPPMHVLIAFEAAARLGSFTAAAGELNLTQSAVSRQIRLLEGILGADLFVRERQTVRLTHAGSTYAQELSDALRRIANATLGFKANPHGGTLNLAILPTFGTRWLAPRLPAFVAAHPGITLNLLTRLQPFDFHMENVDAAIHYGLPDWPGANLDFLMPETVVPACSSALREHYQFQTAADLLKAPLLHLVSRPDAWERWFKANGVENAHIHGMLLDQFALITQAAISNLGIALLPTFLFKQELSRGDLVLALDSPCLNTEAYYLACPAGRRDYPPLIAFRQWLQAEIAREHAPA from the coding sequence ATGTCCATTCCCAAACGTTTTCTGCCTCCCATGCACGTCCTGATTGCCTTTGAAGCCGCCGCACGGCTGGGCAGCTTCACGGCAGCAGCGGGCGAACTGAATCTGACCCAAAGCGCCGTCAGTAGACAGATCAGGCTGCTGGAAGGAATATTGGGCGCAGACCTTTTCGTCAGAGAGCGCCAGACAGTTCGTCTGACTCACGCGGGCAGCACGTACGCCCAAGAGCTCAGCGATGCACTTCGACGTATTGCTAACGCTACCCTGGGGTTCAAGGCCAATCCGCACGGCGGAACGCTGAACCTGGCCATCTTGCCCACATTCGGGACACGTTGGCTTGCTCCCCGACTGCCAGCATTTGTGGCCGCGCATCCAGGCATCACCCTCAATCTGCTGACGCGCCTGCAACCGTTTGACTTTCACATGGAAAATGTAGATGCCGCCATTCATTACGGCCTGCCCGACTGGCCGGGGGCGAATCTGGATTTTCTGATGCCAGAAACCGTGGTACCAGCCTGTAGCTCCGCCCTTCGCGAGCACTATCAGTTCCAGACGGCCGCCGACTTGCTCAAGGCACCTTTGCTGCATCTGGTCTCAAGGCCCGATGCCTGGGAGCGTTGGTTCAAGGCCAACGGTGTGGAAAACGCGCATATTCACGGCATGCTGCTTGATCAGTTTGCGCTGATTACGCAAGCAGCGATCTCCAACCTGGGGATTGCCTTACTGCCCACGTTTCTGTTCAAGCAAGAGCTGAGTCGGGGAGACTTGGTCCTGGCGCTGGACTCACCCTGCCTGAACACGGAGGCTTACTACCTGGCCTGTCCAGCCGGACGCCGCGACTATCCGCCATTGATCGCATTTCGACAATGGCTGCAAGCAGAAATCGCGCGTGAGCACGCCCCGGCCTGA
- a CDS encoding acetate/propionate family kinase, which yields MSEQILVINAGSSSLKFHMYKVQAGDQLDFEFGGQVSGIGSSQPAFKVKDAQGQSMVKQDLDGEQAKDLHTAQALVARWLLEHVDGRPIAVGHRIVHGGARYDSSVPLTPQVLEYLDSLSPLAPLHQQNNLAPVRVIFEHYPEIFQVACLDTAFHQGHVPYLQHFALPERFFEQGVRRYGFHGLSYHYISQHLRGQFPALADGRVVVAHLGSGASACALKEGRSVHTTMGFTALDGLPMGTRPGRLDAGVVLWMLEQGMEHDEIQSVLYTQSGLKGLSGDQADMRALEASDDPRAKLAVDYFCYHTAENLAGLCVALKGLDTLVFTAGIGEHSPSIRAGIAKHLEWMGVQIDPTRNLSGQTVISTDDSQVKVLVIPTNEERIIAEQSLALVRKRS from the coding sequence ATGAGCGAGCAGATTCTGGTCATCAATGCAGGTAGCTCCAGCCTGAAGTTTCATATGTACAAGGTTCAGGCGGGTGACCAACTGGATTTTGAATTTGGGGGACAGGTTTCGGGTATTGGCAGCAGCCAGCCTGCGTTCAAGGTCAAGGATGCGCAAGGTCAATCCATGGTCAAGCAGGACCTGGATGGTGAACAGGCCAAGGACTTGCATACGGCTCAGGCTTTGGTGGCACGCTGGTTGCTGGAGCATGTGGATGGTCGACCTATTGCGGTGGGCCATCGCATCGTGCATGGGGGCGCTCGCTATGACAGCAGTGTGCCTTTGACGCCGCAGGTGCTGGAATATCTGGACAGCCTGTCGCCTCTGGCGCCACTGCATCAGCAGAACAATCTGGCCCCTGTTCGCGTAATCTTTGAACATTACCCGGAAATTTTTCAGGTAGCGTGTCTGGACACGGCCTTCCACCAAGGGCATGTCCCGTATCTACAGCATTTTGCCTTGCCGGAGCGTTTCTTTGAGCAGGGCGTGCGCCGCTACGGTTTCCACGGTTTGTCCTACCACTATATTTCTCAGCACCTGCGTGGGCAATTCCCCGCGCTAGCCGACGGGCGTGTTGTCGTTGCCCACCTGGGTTCCGGGGCCTCGGCTTGCGCCCTGAAAGAAGGCCGCAGCGTTCACACCACCATGGGCTTTACGGCGCTGGATGGCTTGCCGATGGGCACGCGTCCAGGGCGTCTGGATGCCGGTGTGGTCTTGTGGATGCTGGAGCAGGGCATGGAGCACGACGAGATCCAGTCCGTGCTCTACACCCAATCCGGTCTGAAAGGCTTGTCTGGCGATCAAGCCGATATGCGTGCGCTGGAAGCCTCGGATGACCCTCGTGCCAAACTGGCGGTGGACTACTTCTGCTACCACACGGCTGAAAATCTGGCGGGCTTGTGCGTGGCCTTGAAGGGCCTGGATACCTTGGTGTTCACGGCGGGGATTGGCGAGCACAGTCCATCTATTCGCGCAGGCATCGCCAAGCACCTGGAGTGGATGGGCGTGCAGATTGATCCGACGCGTAATCTGTCAGGACAAACCGTCATTTCAACAGACGACAGTCAGGTCAAGGTTCTGGTCATTCCAACCAACGAAGAGCGGATCATTGCCGAGCAATCTCTCGCTCTGGTGCGGAAAAGGTCATAG
- a CDS encoding phosphate acetyltransferase, translating to MNHPAGLDTAAIDRTGPSSHYSRLIEQARKETSRICVVAHPCDDVSLGAALQARAQGLFEIVLVGPQARLHAVAAEHGFSLEGVTLIDTPHSHASAERAVEEVLAGRAQLLMKGSLHTDELIQAVLCTQGKGLRTGRRLSHVFIMDVPSYSEPLFVTDGAINIFPDLSTKADIVQNAIDLHHGLGLGKPLVAILSAVEQVTEKIPTTLEAAALCKMADRGQITGGVLDGPLALDNAISPEAARIKGIVSPVAGKAQILVAPDLEAGNMLAKNLTFLSGAQAAGIVMGARVPIILTSRADSAQTRMASCAVASIYAGYLERKVAVEARHS from the coding sequence ATGAATCACCCTGCTGGCCTGGATACGGCTGCTATAGATCGCACTGGGCCTTCCAGCCATTATTCCCGATTGATCGAGCAGGCGCGCAAAGAGACCAGTCGAATTTGTGTGGTAGCTCATCCCTGCGACGATGTGTCTCTGGGAGCTGCCTTGCAGGCACGAGCCCAAGGCCTGTTCGAGATCGTTCTTGTTGGCCCGCAGGCCCGTTTGCATGCCGTGGCGGCAGAGCATGGTTTCAGCCTGGAAGGGGTGACCTTGATCGATACACCTCATAGTCATGCCTCGGCAGAGCGGGCCGTAGAAGAAGTGCTGGCTGGACGCGCGCAGTTGTTGATGAAAGGCAGCCTGCATACGGATGAGCTGATTCAGGCCGTGCTCTGCACACAGGGCAAAGGCTTGCGTACGGGCCGTCGTCTGAGCCATGTTTTCATCATGGATGTACCCAGTTATTCCGAGCCTTTGTTTGTGACGGATGGTGCCATCAATATCTTCCCCGACCTGAGCACCAAGGCAGATATCGTGCAAAACGCCATTGATCTGCACCACGGTCTGGGCTTGGGTAAGCCGCTGGTCGCTATTTTGTCTGCGGTCGAGCAAGTCACAGAAAAAATTCCGACCACGCTGGAAGCGGCTGCCTTGTGCAAGATGGCTGATCGCGGTCAGATTACGGGCGGTGTGCTGGATGGCCCCCTGGCGCTGGACAATGCCATTAGCCCCGAAGCGGCGCGTATTAAAGGGATTGTGTCGCCGGTGGCGGGCAAGGCGCAGATTCTGGTGGCCCCTGATCTGGAGGCGGGCAATATGCTGGCTAAAAACCTGACCTTCCTGTCCGGTGCGCAGGCCGCTGGTATTGTGATGGGCGCACGCGTGCCGATTATTTTGACCAGCCGTGCCGATAGCGCCCAGACCCGCATGGCCTCCTGCGCTGTTGCCAGCATTTACGCCGGTTATTTGGAGCGTAAAGTGGCTGTGGAGGCCAGGCACTCATGA
- a CDS encoding nuclear transport factor 2 family protein, which produces MDTRPPLPPFDLESARQKVRAAEDAWNSRDPVKVSQAYTVDTRWRNRSEFPQGRDQVQSFLERKWQKEREYRLIKEIWAWHENRIAVRFAYEWQDEYGQWWRSYGNENWEFDEHGYMAVRHASINDLDITPSERKFHWPLGRRPDEHPSLSELGL; this is translated from the coding sequence ATGGATACACGTCCTCCCTTGCCACCTTTCGATCTGGAGAGTGCCCGCCAGAAAGTGCGTGCCGCCGAGGATGCCTGGAATAGTCGTGACCCGGTCAAGGTTTCGCAGGCATATACCGTGGATACGCGCTGGCGCAATCGCAGCGAGTTTCCGCAGGGGCGAGATCAGGTTCAATCTTTTTTAGAACGCAAATGGCAAAAAGAGCGTGAATACCGCTTGATTAAAGAAATCTGGGCCTGGCATGAAAATAGAATTGCCGTGCGCTTTGCTTATGAATGGCAAGATGAATACGGTCAGTGGTGGCGCAGTTACGGAAATGAAAATTGGGAATTTGACGAGCATGGCTATATGGCGGTGCGCCATGCCAGCATTAACGATCTGGACATTACCCCATCCGAGCGCAAATTTCATTGGCCCTTGGGCCGACGTCCCGACGAGCATCCCAGTCTGAGTGAATTAGGCTTGTAA
- a CDS encoding GGDEF domain-containing protein, which produces MSSSSQYFVLIVPACAALLGVVMIYCWTRLRDHRYLLWIASGYIFTAIPMGIHSLMPNGQLARWTVPLSAMYLLGVWALSNGVALRFGGRAPPRIAWAIMFITLGLLFYFSQIDDDLWLRLQILNWSLALLVALPARPILYSRRTIPLATLLRASYLTALLYAFMRVFALATLIPREMQPELTQSGFWLLMLAANMFISIWVALAILTSTAMSIVQTLDHERSRDPLTRLLNRRAFFEQVKKRLELYGHNGWAVMICDLDHFKIVNDTWGHAAGDRALREFGALLARMVRQDDLAARFGGEEFVLLIRSASLHTAVLIAERLRSSVMNLHIPATSHTLTASFGVVQLNSHGDINQAIEQADRLLYEAKHAGRNQVIWKAS; this is translated from the coding sequence GTGTCCTCATCCAGCCAGTACTTTGTTCTAATCGTCCCGGCCTGTGCTGCATTGCTGGGCGTCGTGATGATCTACTGCTGGACCCGTCTACGTGATCATCGTTACTTGCTCTGGATTGCCTCGGGGTATATCTTCACGGCTATCCCTATGGGGATCCACAGCTTGATGCCCAATGGACAATTGGCACGCTGGACTGTGCCCTTGTCGGCAATGTATTTGTTGGGTGTCTGGGCGTTATCCAACGGTGTCGCGTTACGATTTGGCGGGCGCGCTCCTCCCAGAATAGCTTGGGCGATCATGTTCATCACGCTGGGACTACTTTTTTATTTCTCCCAGATAGATGATGACCTCTGGCTACGGTTACAGATACTGAACTGGAGCTTGGCCCTACTGGTCGCTTTACCCGCCAGGCCGATTCTATATAGCAGGCGCACCATTCCTTTGGCAACGCTGTTGCGAGCCTCTTATCTGACGGCTCTGCTCTATGCTTTTATGCGTGTATTTGCGCTGGCCACACTTATCCCGCGCGAAATGCAGCCAGAGCTGACCCAATCCGGTTTTTGGCTCTTGATGCTGGCTGCCAATATGTTCATCAGCATCTGGGTCGCGCTGGCTATTTTGACCAGTACGGCCATGTCGATTGTGCAGACCCTGGATCATGAGCGCAGCCGGGATCCTTTGACCCGTTTGCTGAATCGTCGTGCGTTTTTTGAGCAGGTCAAAAAACGCCTGGAGCTGTATGGACATAACGGCTGGGCAGTCATGATCTGCGATCTGGACCACTTCAAGATAGTCAATGACACCTGGGGCCATGCGGCGGGGGATCGGGCTTTGAGGGAGTTCGGGGCTTTGCTGGCCCGCATGGTACGACAAGATGATTTGGCGGCCCGCTTTGGGGGAGAGGAGTTTGTCTTGCTGATACGCAGCGCCAGCTTGCATACCGCCGTACTGATTGCCGAGCGTTTACGCAGCAGTGTAATGAATCTGCATATCCCCGCCACATCACACACACTGACAGCCAGCTTCGGTGTGGTTCAGCTAAACAGCCATGGCGACATCAATCAGGCCATTGAACAAGCCGACCGACTTTTGTATGAAGCCAAGCATGCTGGCCGCAACCAGGTCATTTGGAAGGCTTCCTGA
- a CDS encoding co-chaperone GroES, which translates to MALRPLNDRVIVKRLDNERTTASGIVIPESATEKPDQGEILAVGPGKKAEDGKVLPLDLKVGDKVLFGKYSGQAVKIDGEELLVIREEEIFAVIE; encoded by the coding sequence ATGGCACTGCGTCCTTTGAACGATCGTGTGATCGTCAAGCGTCTGGACAACGAACGCACCACCGCTTCCGGTATCGTTATCCCCGAGAGCGCGACTGAAAAGCCCGATCAAGGCGAAATCCTGGCCGTTGGCCCCGGCAAGAAAGCCGAGGACGGCAAGGTTCTGCCCTTGGATCTGAAAGTCGGCGACAAAGTTCTGTTTGGCAAGTACTCCGGCCAAGCCGTCAAGATCGACGGTGAAGAGCTGCTGGTGATCCGCGAAGAAGAAATCTTCGCCGTGATCGAATAA
- a CDS encoding pirin family protein translates to MIEHRPFHKLGGANHGWLDAKHHFSFANYYDPARMSWGALRVWNDDTIASNTGFPPHDHADMEIITYVREGAISHQDSLGNKGRTEAGDVQVMSAGTGIRHAEYNLESDTTRIFQIWIQPERRGLPPAWGAKPFPKDERSGQFVALASGFEGDAEALPIRAQARVLGATLKKGQSTTLSLSAEHLAYLVPATGRVVVNGLELNARDGAAVRHETMLEILALEDAELVLVETAQ, encoded by the coding sequence ATGATTGAACATCGGCCTTTTCATAAACTGGGCGGTGCCAACCACGGTTGGCTGGACGCCAAGCACCATTTTTCTTTCGCTAATTACTACGATCCCGCTCGCATGAGCTGGGGTGCCCTGCGTGTCTGGAATGACGACACGATTGCATCCAACACCGGGTTTCCGCCTCACGATCATGCCGATATGGAGATCATCACGTATGTGCGTGAAGGGGCGATCAGCCACCAGGACAGTTTGGGTAACAAGGGGCGTACGGAAGCGGGCGATGTGCAGGTAATGAGCGCCGGCACGGGTATTCGCCATGCGGAATACAACCTGGAAAGCGATACGACACGAATTTTCCAGATCTGGATTCAGCCAGAGCGTCGTGGTTTGCCACCTGCCTGGGGAGCCAAGCCTTTCCCCAAGGATGAGCGTTCGGGGCAGTTTGTGGCCCTGGCCAGCGGTTTCGAGGGTGACGCGGAGGCTTTGCCGATTCGTGCCCAGGCTCGTGTGCTGGGAGCGACCTTGAAAAAAGGTCAAAGCACAACGTTGTCTTTGTCTGCCGAGCATCTGGCTTATCTGGTGCCTGCCACGGGGCGGGTTGTGGTGAATGGTCTGGAACTGAATGCGCGTGATGGGGCGGCGGTTCGCCATGAAACCATGCTGGAAATCCTGGCACTGGAGGATGCTGAGCTGGTGCTGGTTGAGACAGCGCAGTAA
- a CDS encoding VOC family protein, whose protein sequence is MQFAGDSMDTSVFISRDEIRSRFSGAMSAMYQQEVPQYGALLSLVHEINAGVLKHDPALHSALRQQSELSRLDVERHGAIRVGTAAELKGIAKIFAAMGMYPVGYYDLSVAGVPVHSTAFRPVDDHALQTNPFRVFTSLLRLELIEDANLRAQAAEILSKRSIFPSGLLELAEQAQVAGGLTEPQVKEFVAAATAVFRWHRQATVDQDTYRKLHAAHRLVADIVCFKGPHINHLTPRTLDIDAVQEAMPQRGIPAKELIEGPPRRRHPILLRQTSFKALEEEIEFVGQARVGSHTARFGEIEQRGVALTQAGRALYDSLLAQVRDTGQQAATTQTYAERLQHVFAQFPDDSKEMYERGLAFFRFQPRDPDIWQQELAAGRPWNLPDLIKRGVVALRPITYEDFLPVSAAGIFQSNLGDAEQRNYGSQAARAEFEHDLGSPVLDEIELYRAAQTRSEQALHQRFLAESGA, encoded by the coding sequence ATGCAATTTGCTGGTGATTCGATGGACACCTCGGTTTTTATTTCTAGGGACGAAATCCGCTCCCGGTTCTCAGGCGCCATGTCGGCCATGTACCAGCAGGAGGTGCCGCAGTACGGAGCCTTGTTAAGCCTGGTGCACGAGATCAATGCCGGTGTGCTCAAGCATGACCCGGCACTGCACAGCGCCTTGCGGCAGCAGTCGGAGTTGAGCCGTCTGGATGTGGAGCGGCATGGTGCCATTCGGGTTGGAACAGCGGCCGAACTCAAAGGGATTGCCAAGATTTTTGCTGCCATGGGCATGTATCCCGTTGGCTATTACGATCTATCGGTGGCGGGTGTGCCTGTTCACTCCACCGCGTTTCGCCCTGTGGACGACCACGCATTACAAACCAATCCCTTCCGGGTGTTTACCTCTTTGCTCAGACTGGAACTGATTGAGGATGCGAACCTGCGAGCGCAGGCGGCTGAAATCTTATCGAAACGGTCTATTTTCCCGTCCGGATTGTTGGAGCTGGCGGAACAGGCACAGGTGGCGGGTGGCTTGACCGAACCGCAGGTCAAGGAGTTTGTGGCCGCCGCCACCGCCGTTTTTCGCTGGCATCGCCAAGCGACAGTTGATCAGGACACGTATCGCAAGTTGCATGCGGCACATCGCCTGGTGGCCGATATTGTCTGTTTCAAGGGCCCGCATATCAATCACCTGACTCCTCGAACCCTGGATATTGATGCGGTACAAGAGGCCATGCCCCAACGGGGCATTCCCGCTAAAGAGCTGATCGAAGGCCCACCGCGCAGGCGTCATCCCATCCTGTTGCGTCAGACCAGTTTCAAAGCCTTGGAAGAGGAGATTGAGTTTGTCGGTCAGGCGAGGGTGGGGTCCCATACCGCGCGTTTTGGTGAGATAGAGCAACGCGGCGTGGCCTTGACCCAGGCGGGCCGGGCGCTTTACGACTCTTTGTTGGCGCAGGTCAGAGATACCGGGCAGCAAGCCGCGACTACGCAGACGTATGCCGAACGCCTCCAGCACGTGTTTGCTCAGTTTCCAGATGACAGCAAGGAAATGTACGAGCGTGGGCTGGCTTTTTTTCGGTTTCAGCCACGGGATCCTGATATCTGGCAGCAGGAGCTGGCCGCTGGCCGGCCCTGGAACTTGCCTGATTTGATCAAGCGCGGCGTAGTCGCATTGCGCCCAATTACTTACGAGGATTTCTTGCCGGTTAGCGCGGCGGGGATTTTTCAGTCCAACTTGGGCGATGCGGAACAAAGAAATTATGGATCGCAGGCGGCCCGAGCTGAGTTTGAACACGATCTGGGTAGCCCCGTGCTGGATGAAATTGAACTGTACCGCGCTGCTCAGACGCGCTCCGAGCAGGCCTTGCATCAACGTTTTCTGGCGGAGTCGGGAGCATGA